A window of the Cuculus canorus isolate bCucCan1 chromosome 3, bCucCan1.pri, whole genome shotgun sequence genome harbors these coding sequences:
- the FBXO25 gene encoding F-box only protein 25 isoform X5 encodes MPFLGQDWRSPGWRWVKTEDGWKRCESFSPALEDGNNQLSDISHTVILTGDDEDEELYSTEDCEFAAKKRKKDHFRNNADSQRFYREKWIYVHKESTKERHGYCTLGEAFNRLDFSSAIQDIRRFNYVVKLLQLIAKSQLTSLSGAAQKNYFSILDKIVQKVMEDQYNPRLIKDLLQDLSSTLCILIRGVGKSVLVGNINIWICRLETVLLWQQQLQNLQMNKQVNNGLTLSDLPLHMLSNILHRFSDGWDIITLGQVSPTLYMLSEDRQLWKKLCQYHFPEKQGLVHTENCIQHIKV; translated from the exons ATGCCATTTTTGGGCCAAGACTGGAGATCCCCTGGATGGAGATGGGTTAAAACAGAAGATGGATGGAAACGATGTGAATCCTTCAGTCCTGCACTTGAGGATGGGAATAATCAGCTGAGTGATATCAGTCACACTgt CATCTTAACTGGtgatgatgaagatgaagaaCTCTACAGTACTGAAGATTGTGAATTTGCagccaagaaaaggaaaaaagatcatTTTAGGAATAACGCAGATTCTCAAC gTTTTTATCGTGAAAAGTGGATATATGTCCATAAAGAAAGCACCAAGGAA agACATGGCTATTGCACTTTGGGAGAAGCTTTCAACCGCTTAGACTTTTCAAGTGCCATTCAGGACATCAGAAGGTTCAATTACGTGGTCAAA CTTTTGCAGTTAATTGCAAAATCCCAGTTAACTTCACTGAGTGGTGCAGCACAGAAGAACTACTTTAGCATTTTGGACAAAATTGTACAGAAGG tcatGGAAGATCAATATAATCCACGATTAATCAAAGATCTTCTCCAGGATCTGAGTTCTACTCTCTGTATACTGATCAGGGGAGTAGGAAAATCTGTATTGGTAGGGAACATCAATATTTGGATTTGCCGATTAGAAACCGTCCTTCTGTGGCAGCAACAACTACAAAACCTTCAGATGAACAAG CAAGTCAACAATGGTCTTACGCTTAGTGATCTCCCTCTGCATATGCTGAGTAACATCTTGCACAGGTTCTCTGATGGCTGGGACATTATTACTCTGGGTCAAGTGAGTCCAACTTTGTACATGCTCAGTGAAGACAGACAATTGTGGAAAAAACTCTGCCAGTACcattttccagaaaagcag GGCTTGGTTCATACTGAAAACTGTATTCAGCATATCAAAGTTTAG